The genomic interval TTACCGGTTCAGAGTGGGAAATTTCATGGGTCATGCTGTGAGCTGCTCTAACGAGTCCTTCACTGTGCATCGCGGCAACAGCCGAGGATTGTTCTGGTTGTTGCTGTGGCTGAGTATCTTTGTTATCGTTTGTGGAGTCGTTCTCTTCCTGTTGCGCCTGTTCGGTACGTAATTCGCCACGTTCCGCTTTGCGTTGCTCCTTGCGTGCTCTCTCGAGTTCCTTCTGATGCTCTTTTTCtacgaacaaatttttcttcaCCGTGAGACCACTCTAAAGAGCAATCAGTCAACAATAAATGAAATTCATGACGGCTACCTTGCTGTTTGCTGGTAACGTCAGCCTGATATTTGTCTAAAATCTCTGCTTCCGCTTCGCGTGTCATCGCTAACAGCAGTCCAGGAGTCTCATCTTTGCTCCTGAGGGCCAAAACGTAATCATCCATAAGCCGGCCAATTTTTGCGCTTAAATCAGGATACCTAAATATAAGGAATGAAATCTTCCATGAATTCTGTTTCTATGAGACAAAATGCGTGTTCTGAATGCTCGAAATTTCAGAGATCTACAGGTTCTGCGATCGTCGTTGCGTTTCGTTTATCTAGCACATTACCGTTCTAACATCAACAGGCTCTGATTGGTGATTCTGTCGATCTCTGCCAAGTGTTCCAGGGTAGCTGGTTTCTCGCGTTGCGCTTGCTCCAGGCTGCTGTCCAGTAGGTGTCTGTAGTGAGCGATGGTGTGGTGTCTGTCCTTGTGCAGGGCTCGGAGCAGTTTCTGCAGACACTTCTGGATACGGTGCATCTAAACAGAGAACCAAACGTTGCGAACGTGTCTTGCTTCCACgggcttttaaccctttgcatgcCTATGTCGAGTGTCAATTTTATTCATAGGAATGTTCACAGCCTGAGTATAGAAACTCAATTACAGGCAAAGccaataataacaattttttaaagcaaTCATAACaagttttctaatatttttaatttacgattattgagattgtaaaggtatatattatttaaaaaatggctaaaaattcggatagacacattcttgttagTTGTATGAAGTAAtctaaaatagtcacttttagtgctccgtgaacctactGTTCAGTAGGATACACTGTATTATTCTACAAACTTTAAAGAGGGTCAAATGTTAACTTCATTTGCAGACCTTGTGGTCTTCGATTATGTATGCTTCGGTAAGTGTATGTTTTAATCGCCATGACCCATATGTGAAACGTGGGACTATGAACAAGTTAAACATCAGTGTTCTGTGTACTTTAGAATACGCTGGGCTGTAGTTTGTATAACCGCGGCTCGGTTAAGGGTTCATACGTATGAAGTTTAGCGTTAATTCGTTTGGATAGGTTCTACTGTAGTACCAATCAAGGACCTGTTTCTGAAGTACATTCTAAATGATAGAGCATTGTTGGGTACAAAATTGAGTAGGAATTTGGAGTGCAAAGTAGTATCGCAGCGTCCAGCAGCTTACATTAGGCGGACTCTCGTTCAGAGCAGCAGTGTAGCACGACATTGCTTCCTCGTTCCTCTGTTTAACAGCTTCCTGCAAATTAATCATAACAGATGTTGTACTTTATTGCGAAGCGTGGCTCTTTGATGTTACTTCAGAGATAACAGCGTTAATTCATTGTTAACTCGGTTCTAATCGACCAGATCACGTACTTGTACTCTCTGCTGGTGCATAGCACTCAACTGATGCTTCTCTACAGCGCCATTTTCTTCCAGAGCTGCGACAGTCTCCTGAAATCGCGCAGTCATCCATCGTTTGAAAGCGTCAGCAGCAACCGGATCGTGTTCACGAATATCTTGGTACTTCTCCTCGAGATCGCTCCAATCCTTCATCACCTAAAACCGTTGTAGCACAAAGATTTCGACACTGGTGTTCCGCGTGATAATAACTGTCTCTCGAAATTCGACTCGCTTTCTCCTAATCACACTCCCAATCTCCCCTAGTCATACTCCTTGCTTGAAATTTGtgcaaaaacaaattttcaattagACAAGCTTGTCGCATTCACCGTAACGGCTCGTTTCAACCATCTAGCAACGAAGCCTGGCTGTAATAATTCCCAAGTACGTTGAACAAACGACCATGGTGCTTTCAACTTTGAATAGTTTGTTTAGTGattatttgtaatttttgtGTTAATGCATTTTCTCTTAGTGAagaaaattctaccctattttATGCTGCCCGGTTAAGTAGCAATACCCACTTACTTTTGTCACTTTCTCTTTGTGCACTTCTTCGAGTCTCATTTGTGCTTGCTTGTAGCTTTGGTGCTCGGATCGCGGGTCAAAGTGTGTTAGGTATGGATCAGGTGTGCTCTGAGACTGCGAGGACTGCTGCGTGCTAGTTGTAACTGGAAATGGCATCGCAGTCACGTCCTGCTTCGGTTTCTCCGTTGTCGAAACTGTTGTTGATAATCGACTGcggaaaagaaaattattcgttACCATCTCAAAGAACTGGAGAGCATGTTAACGccttatctaccggaagcctactACCCCATTAAataccaaatttttatttttaaatttttgctcTAAATGGCTAGTGAAAATCTCTAAATAGatattaaaaatacttttaaaaaattgccggaaaataaaatgtttaaggATTTTTGGAGCATgtaaaatgaatattaagagGAGATATCAGAAATAAATTCGGATTGCTGCAGATGAAATGCAGATTCACTATTTTGCATGATTTTTATTACCTTGTCGTAGTGTCGTAATCATCAAGGTACTCCTCGTCACTCTCGTCGTCGTCAGGTTGATCGCTGAGCACGTCCTCGGGGTCCGCCTCAGAATCATCGTCATCGTCCGCATCCGCGTCGAGGTCATCCTCGTCGTCCAGATCATCCTCATCTTCGTCGAGATCGTCATCTACAGTCTTCGGAATCGGCAAGTCGATTGGTTTCTTCGGTTTCACATTTTCTGCAAATACATCGCGAAACAATGATTTTCCTGACAGTCTATACCGCTGGCGATACTTCGTTCTCTTTTTCACTCGCACTTACTTTCATTGAATACTTTCTTTCGCACTCATGTTTGTTTTAACGATTCAATTGGTTTGTGGGTCCAAGGAAAATTCGAA from Halictus rubicundus isolate RS-2024b chromosome 2, iyHalRubi1_principal, whole genome shotgun sequence carries:
- the Appl gene encoding amyloid-beta-like protein isoform X2 codes for the protein MKGMLVAGLLLAVLTVCRGVQAVSERLELAPAGGRSEPQVATLCETGEVYLAQHMGEQGRWVPSTDKKSCMTDKLEILEYCKKAYPKRDITNIVESSHYVRVSGWCKPGRTKCKLSRWVKPYRCLEGQFQSDALLVPEGCLFDHLHNQTKCWESHRWNATAADTCRQRNMNLRSFAMLLPCGISVFSGVEFVCCPKHLKENVKPKKPIDLPIPKTVDDDLDEDEDDLDDEDDLDADADDDDDSEADPEDVLSDQPDDDESDEEYLDDYDTTTSRLSTTVSTTEKPKQDVTAMPFPVTTSTQQSSQSQSTPDPYLTHFDPRSEHQSYKQAQMRLEEVHKEKVTKDWSDLEEKYQDIREHDPVAADAFKRWMTARFQETVAALEENGAVEKHQLSAMHQQRVQEAVKQRNEEAMSCYTAALNESPPNMHRIQKCLQKLLRALHKDRHHTIAHYRHLLDSSLEQAQREKPATLEHLAEIDRITNQSLLMLERYPDLSAKIGRLMDDYVLALRSKDETPGLLLAMTREAEAEILDKYQADVTSKQQEKEHQKELERARKEQRKAERGELRTEQAQQEENDSTNDNKDTQPQQQPEQSSAVAAMHSEGLVRAAHSMTHEISHSEPGYSVRGEVYRRESTSVYFTLAFAGIALMAAAIVGVAVFKRRSARSPHSQGFIEVDQAATPEERHVSNMQINGYENPTYKYFEVKD
- the Appl gene encoding amyloid-beta-like protein isoform X3 — encoded protein: MKGMLVAGLLLAVLTVCRGVQAVSERLELAPAGGRSEPQVATLCETGEVYLAQHMGEQGRWVPSTDKKSCMTDKLEILEYCKKAYPKRDITNIVESSHYVRVSGWCKPGRTKCKLSRWVKPYRCLEGQFQSDALLVPEGCLFDHLHNQTKCWESHRWNATAADTCRQRNMNLRSFAMLLPCGISVFSGVEFVCCPKHLKENVKPKKPIDLPIPKTVDDDLDEDEDDLDDEDDLDADADDDDDSEADPEDVLSDQPDDDESDEEYLDDYDTTTSRLSTTVSTTEKPKQDVTAMPFPVTTSTQQSSQSQSTPDPYLTHFDPRSEHQSYKQAQMRLEEVHKEKVTKVMKDWSDLEEKYQDIREHDPVAADAFKRWMTARFQETVAALEENGAVEKHQLSAMHQQRVQEAVKQRNEEAMSCYTAALNESPPNMHRIQKCLQKLLRALHKDRHHTIAHYRHLLDSSLEQAQREKPATLEHLAEIDRITNQSLLMLERSKDETPGLLLAMTREAEAEILDKYQADVTSKQQEKEHQKELERARKEQRKAERGELRTEQAQQEENDSTNDNKDTQPQQQPEQSSAVAAMHSEGLVRAAHSMTHEISHSEPGYSVRGEVYRRESTSVYFTLAFAGIALMAAAIVGVAVFKRRSARSPHSQGFIEVDQAATPEERHVSNMQINGYENPTYKYFEVKD
- the Appl gene encoding amyloid-beta-like protein isoform X1, whose amino-acid sequence is MKGMLVAGLLLAVLTVCRGVQAVSERLELAPAGGRSEPQVATLCETGEVYLAQHMGEQGRWVPSTDKKSCMTDKLEILEYCKKAYPKRDITNIVESSHYVRVSGWCKPGRTKCKLSRWVKPYRCLEGQFQSDALLVPEGCLFDHLHNQTKCWESHRWNATAADTCRQRNMNLRSFAMLLPCGISVFSGVEFVCCPKHLKENVKPKKPIDLPIPKTVDDDLDEDEDDLDDEDDLDADADDDDDSEADPEDVLSDQPDDDESDEEYLDDYDTTTSRLSTTVSTTEKPKQDVTAMPFPVTTSTQQSSQSQSTPDPYLTHFDPRSEHQSYKQAQMRLEEVHKEKVTKVMKDWSDLEEKYQDIREHDPVAADAFKRWMTARFQETVAALEENGAVEKHQLSAMHQQRVQEAVKQRNEEAMSCYTAALNESPPNMHRIQKCLQKLLRALHKDRHHTIAHYRHLLDSSLEQAQREKPATLEHLAEIDRITNQSLLMLERYPDLSAKIGRLMDDYVLALRSKDETPGLLLAMTREAEAEILDKYQADVTSKQQEKEHQKELERARKEQRKAERGELRTEQAQQEENDSTNDNKDTQPQQQPEQSSAVAAMHSEGLVRAAHSMTHEISHSEPGYSVRGEVYRRESTSVYFTLAFAGIALMAAAIVGVAVFKRRSARSPHSQGFIEVDQAATPEERHVSNMQINGYENPTYKYFEVKD